The sequence below is a genomic window from Haloferax mediterranei ATCC 33500.
CACTCGGCGTGACAGTTTCGCCCGGTGACAGCGTCGCGATTCCAGCACCGTGTTGTGGGGAGTACGGGCGCGAAATCAAATTACAGGGAGGAAAGCCGGTTCACGTACCATACGACGAATTTCTGGACGCGGTCGACCCAGAAGAGCACGCGACGGTGATTCTCAGCCATCCCAACAACCCGATGGGGTCGGCATATCCAACTGACGAACTTCGGGCATTTATCCGCGAGTGCCAGTGGGCGAATACACCGCTTATCGTCGACGAGTCGTACCTCGGATTCACTCGTCTCCCGAGCACTGCCGGTCTCGACGGCGTCATCGCGCTCCACTCGGTGACGAACGTCTTCGGCGTGCCGTCGCTCCGTGCCGGATTCGCCGCTGCGACGGGCGAACTGCGCGACAAACTCTCTTGCGCGCGGTGTACGTGGGTACTCTCGTCGCCCGCGGTCGAAGTCGCGACGTACTGCCTCAAACAGGACGACTTTCTCGAAGTGACGCGCAACCGAGTCGAGCGGGAACGGTCCCGAATCGTCGCTGAGCTGAAGGTGCTCGGCTACGAGCCGTATCCGGCGGATAGTTCACTCATTTTGTTCCGGGCCGATGACGTAGACCATGTTCTTCACGAAACTCGAAGCCGCGGGATTGCCGTTCGAGACGCACGCTGCTACCGAACCCTCGACTCCCACGTGCGGATAACCGTCCGTCGACCCCACGAAAACGACAGTCTCCTCGATGCGCTCGCCGAGGCGGTATGAGACACGCCGTTTGCGGAACGACGTTCGGGACGCCGGTCACCAGTTTATATACACGATGGCGGCAATCGCGAGAAGCGTCACAAACACTGCGACCGTAGACCCATCGACGACAAAAGTGTACGATTGAATGACGATTCTGACCATCGGTGATGGTATGGCAGTAGTACGCCCACCACATTAACGATTGTTACCATGTAACATGTGAGTCATCGGATGTCGTTCACTCTCGTTCCGAACACTTATGCGAAGTCACTCGGCACGTGGGTGCATGGTTGAGGCGTTCGCCGTCGCCAGTGGAAAAGGCGGCACGGGGAAGACGACGAGTACACTCGCGCTCGGGATGGCGCTCGCCGAGGACTACGACGTGACCGTCATCGATGCCGACACGGGGATGGCGAATCTCCTGTTTCACGCCGGACTCAACGATGCCGACGTGACGCTCCACGACCTCCTTATCGCCGAACGAGATGTCGCCGTCGAAGATGCTGTTTACGACCGGTTCGGGATGTCGGTTGTCCCCTGTGGAACGAGTCTTGCGGCGTTCGAAGCGGCGGACCCCGGCAGGCTTCGCGACGTGGTCGCCGAACTCGCAAGCAACACCGACGTGCTTCTTCTCGACTCGCCCGCTGCACTCGGGTCGAAGAGCGCGGTCTTGCCTATCGTCCTCGCCGACAGAATCGTCGTCGTACTCCAACCGACTGTCCCCTCACTTTCTGACGGTCTGAAGGTTCAGGAGTACGCTCACTCCTACGGGACCGACACCGCAGGTGTGGTGTTCAACCGCGTTCGACCCGACGAAAACGTCGACCGAATCGCCGAACAAGCGGGCCGGTATTTCGGCGGCCAGACGCTCGCGTCGATTCCCGAGAGTGACGCAGTTCGCGCCGCCCGGCGGGAGGGAAAACCCCTTTTGGCACACGCACCCGCCGACCCGGCGGCCGACGCCTTCCGCGAGGCTGCCGCCCGATTAGATGTCCGCGACGGCGATGGAAGCGACGTGGCTGAGCGATTCAAAAACGCCGTCGTTCCCGAGCGTATATGAGAATCCCCCAAGGTGCACTTCTCCGGTCACGGGTAGTCGACGACGCGGCGGACGTGCTTCGGTCGGTCCTCGAAGAAGGACTGACCGGATACGTCGTTTTCGAGCCACAGGACGCGCTGCTCCTCGGAGAGACCACGCGAGGCGTCGTTACGTTCGAAGACGGGATTCCCGTCCTCGCGTACGACACCGAAAATGAACGGGGCGGCCGAGACGGGTTGGAGGGGTTCGCCGTCACCGGCCCGAACCGGGTTGCAATCCACGCTGTCGACCTCGACGACCTCGCGGATGCACACGATGTAGACGAGTTTCGCGTCCCGCCGGGCGCTCCCGCGCGCATCCTCGCGGGTGACGAGCGACTGGCCGAACGGACAACCGAGGCCGCGCCCGCGTCTCGACGCGAGGAGGGCCGCGACCAGAGTTCGGTCGAAGCGTTCCTCTCGGACGCCGATGCAATCGAGGCGATTCGCTCCGAAGCGCGGGAGGAAGCACGCGCTCGCGCCTCGGAGTGGGGACTCGACGACGTATTGGTTGACGACGACACCGACAGCACGTAACACGCTTCTCGGCGGCTGAGAACTGCTCTCTGTGGTTATACCGATTTTCATTCGTCTACGAGCATCCAACAGTGAGCGAAGACCGGGTATCCGTCACACTATCTTTAAACAGCGAGAGAATCCCGGCCTTTAGGGCGGGTGTGAATCGCGTCACTCGACTCCGTAATCCACGTGTTTCAACGACGAGTGCGACACGATGACTGCTGTGAACGAGGTCGTCAGCG
It includes:
- a CDS encoding nucleotide-binding protein — encoded protein: MVEAFAVASGKGGTGKTTSTLALGMALAEDYDVTVIDADTGMANLLFHAGLNDADVTLHDLLIAERDVAVEDAVYDRFGMSVVPCGTSLAAFEAADPGRLRDVVAELASNTDVLLLDSPAALGSKSAVLPIVLADRIVVVLQPTVPSLSDGLKVQEYAHSYGTDTAGVVFNRVRPDENVDRIAEQAGRYFGGQTLASIPESDAVRAARREGKPLLAHAPADPAADAFREAAARLDVRDGDGSDVAERFKNAVVPERI
- a CDS encoding aminotransferase class I/II-fold pyridoxal phosphate-dependent enzyme is translated as MDPGSIPDVDPVSHGGTADHSLVDFSLGSNPERPTGLASIYEATLSTSRRYSMDDYSEFCVAAADYVGCEPDQVVPAAGVIEALRLALGVTVSPGDSVAIPAPCCGEYGREIKLQGGKPVHVPYDEFLDAVDPEEHATVILSHPNNPMGSAYPTDELRAFIRECQWANTPLIVDESYLGFTRLPSTAGLDGVIALHSVTNVFGVPSLRAGFAAATGELRDKLSCARCTWVLSSPAVEVATYCLKQDDFLEVTRNRVERERSRIVAELKVLGYEPYPADSSLILFRADDVDHVLHETRSRGIAVRDARCYRTLDSHVRITVRRPHENDSLLDALAEAV